The following coding sequences are from one Haliotis asinina isolate JCU_RB_2024 chromosome 3, JCU_Hal_asi_v2, whole genome shotgun sequence window:
- the LOC137277719 gene encoding E3 ubiquitin-protein ligase MARCHF1-like encodes MSVSPIYFESDNDEDFAATELLEVPKKKTARRSLESQFETCIQEKSVAPQATVGVEEQVNVHLPTEKIESSLSDIVPHGKDHDAMHEMLPTRLFQQVLPATSTESIGSATSHRQRSKSPTRTPSFCAAISASLMSLEEEMKNKEADTLASRNKLLKLKSSTPKSIASLPPSPQVPNQTSTPALDQIISMSTSQCNTSESDSVLCRICHDGDSSEELVSPCYCTGSVGALHLTCLERWLGTSNTTKCEICKYEFKVERKPRPIIEFLRHPASASDRKNLACDLLCFIVLTPLTVCSAFLCLMGVKHYSQWSGQWEVPGLASLTACLLTVYTIWCCVAVKHHIQVVTDWRKKNQIIKIIYLSPTKGKTVLHTETVCDINNNARSPAQTPISHSANTPRSSQCQGELPQDTPKSYNTAMLKPILKYSVNLQAYSHPSGLDTTGASVSHTILWGGTDSMECSSNPIMITRAASSQMMSILGKETYV; translated from the exons ATGTCTGTGTCACCGATATATTTCGAATCCGACAATGATGAAGACTTTGCTGCAACCGAACTTCTTGAAGTTCCAAAGAAGAAAACAGCTAGGAGAAGTTTGGAAAGCCAGTTTGAAACTTGTATACAAGAAAAATCTGTTGCTCCACAGGCGACAGTCGGCGTGGAAGAACAAGTCAATGTTCATTTACCAACGGAAAAAATAGAGTCAAGCCTTAGTGATATAGTGCCCCACGGAAAGGACCATGATGCCATGCATGAAATGCTGCCTACAAGACTTTTCCAGCAG GTACTGCCAGCAACAAGCACAGAAAGTATAGGTAGTGCAACTTCACACAGACAAAGAAGTAAATCACCAACAAGAACGCCAAGCTTCTGTGCAGCCATCTCTGCATCTCTCATGTCACTTGAGGAAGAAATGAAAAATAAGGAAGCTGACACACTGGCATCAAGAAACAAACTTTTGAAATTAAAGTCCAGTACACCCAAAAGCATAGCCTCCCTTCCTCCATCACCCCAGGTTCCCAACCAAACCAGCACCCCAGCTCTAGATCAGATCATTTCCATGTCTACATCCCAGTGTAacacaagtgaaag TGATTCTGTACTGTGTCGTATTTGCCATGATGGAGACAGCAGTGAGGAACTGGTCTCTCCTTGCTATTGTACTGGAAGTGTAGGCGCTCTCCATTTGACCTGCCTGGAAAGGTGGCTGGGTACCTCTAACACAACCAAATGTGAGATATGTAAATATGAGTTCAAAGTAGAAAGGAAACCAAGACCAATCATCGAA tttctgcGACACCCAGCCTCTGCATCAGATCGGAAGAATCTGGCATGCGACTTATTGTGCTTTATAGTGCtcacaccactgactgtgtgcAGTGCCTTTCTGTGTTTGATGGGGGTAAAACACTACTCCCAGTGGAGTGGGCAGTGGGAAGTTCCTGGTCTTGCTTCACTGACTGCCTGTCTTCTCACTGTTTATACAATCTGGTGCTGT GTTGCTGTTAAACACCACATCCAAGTTGTGACAGACTGGCGAAAGAAGAACCAGATCATCAAAATCATCTATCTGTCACCTACCAAAGGAAAGACAGTGCTGCATACCGAGACTGTCTGTGATATTAACAACAATGCTAGGTCTCCAGCACAGACACCAATATCTCACAGTGCCAACACACCTCGTAGCTCACAGTGTCAGGGAGAACTACCCCAGGACACTCCTAAGTCCTACAACACTGCAATGCTGAAACCTATTCTGAAGTATTCTGTAAATCTCCAAGCTTATAGTCATCCCTCTGGACTAGACACAACTGGTGCATCAGTATCTCACACCATTTTGTGGGGGGGAACTGATTCTATGGAATGCAGTTCTAACCCCATCATGATAACACGAGCTGCTAGTTCACAAATGATGTCTATTCTTGGCAAGGAGACTTATGTGTAG
- the LOC137277718 gene encoding lamin Dm0-like, whose translation MASRIKKTTTTTYTSRSDSGIESPGSSASSPRRQRPPSPARRVRMQEKEELMNLNDRLAAYIDRVRHLETENSRLFTQVRSTEEVVKREVTNVKSLYESELADARKLLDDTAKEKARLQIEVNRYKESSDEWQSKFYKRDREAQSLEKKIAGFEATILDLQQRLSDAENKKKPLEKENANLRAENAALQKQLDKLKAQLEEETLLRVDLENRVQSLKEDIAFKSQVYEKELDESRTRTTVELEEVDGRLQEEYEARLAEALRDLRAQHEHDLHQVKVELEVLYENKLGDLQSQVDRSGASAGNAWDELRTIRKKYDDLSSEVARLRSENASYGGRVSELEERLRRERDEFLIRLEQKDAEIAELRQNLDDQAMEYADLLEIKIRLDREIDAYRKLLEGEEARLNLSQSAAEGTPRKTPKTSQVSRGVKRKRVTLSEAVEEFSQQASSSGYSTQTSAKGAIEIKEVNQDGNYIRLSNKSGKAVNIGGWQLKHTAGDDETVYKFHRNVTVKPGQDVTVWSSDTETTHDPPSDLVMKGQRWFISDSMRTVIVSKQEEVASCDMAKSSMSSSSSYRTSSSRPSGELLQFEGEGEDGQKEKCSIM comes from the exons ATGGCGTCGAGGATAAAGAAAACCACAACTACCACATACACCAGCCGATCCGACTCTGGGATCGAGTCGCCAGGCTCCAGCGCGTCCTCGCCTCGCCGGCAAAGGCCTCCATCACCGGCAAGAAGGGTTCGCATGCAAGAGAAAGAGGAGCTTATGAACTTGAATGACCGTTTGGCAGCTTATATCGATAGAGTTAGACACCTGGAGACGGAAAATAGTCGCTTGTTTACACAAGTGCGATCTACGGAAGAAGTTGTGAAACGTGAGGTGACGAATGTGAAGTCACTCTACGAAAGCGAGTTAGCTGACGCTAGGAAGCTTTTGGATGATACCGCCAAGGAAAAGGCTCGTTTACAAATTGAAGTGAACAGATATAAGGAATCTAGCGACGAGTGGCAGTCGAA ATTCTACAAACGAGATCGTGAAGCACAGTCTCTAGAGAAGAAAATTGCTGGTTTCGAAGCCACAATTCTCGACCTACAACAACGTCTTTCAGATGCTGAAAACAAGAAGAAACCACTAGAGAAAGAAAATGCT AATCTACGAGCAGAAAATGCTGCACTGCAGAAACAACTGGACAAACTCAAGGCCCAGTTGGAGGAAGAGACACTTCTCCGTGTCGACCTTGAGAACCGAGTCCAGAGTCTCAAGGAAGACATTGCCTTTAAATCTCAGGTGTATGAAAAG GAACTTGACGAGAGTCGAACCCGGACTACTGTGGAGCTGGAGGAGGTGGACGGACGTTTGCAGGAGGAATATGAGGCCAGATTGGCCGAGGCCTTGCGTGATTTGAGGGCGCAACATGAGCATGACCTGCACCAGGTCAAGGTTGAACTGGAAGTTCTCTATGAGAATAAG CTGGGAGATCTTCAGAGCCAGGTGGACCGCAGTGGGGCGTCAGCTGGCAATGCCTGGGATGAACTTCGAACTATCCGCAAGAAGTATGATGATTTGTCATCAGAGGTAGCAAGACTACGCTCTGAG AATGCTTCCTATGGGGGACGTGTGTCGGAGCTGGAGGAACGTCTACGTCGTGAACGTGATGAGTTCCTCATTCGCCTGGAACAGAAGGATGCTGAGATTGCAGAGTTGAGACAGAATCTAGATGACCAGGCTATGGAGTATGCTGATCTCCTGGAGATCAAGATCCGACTGGACCGGGAGATCGATGCATACAGGAAACTGCTGGAAGGGGAGGAGGCAAG GTTGAACTTATCCCAGTCTGCCGCGGAGGGAACCCCACGGAAGACTCCCAAGACCTCCCAGGTGTCACGTGGCGTTAAGAGGAAGCGAGTAACTCTCTCCGAGGCGGTAGAGGAATTCTCCCAGCAGGCCAGCAGCAGCGGTTACTCAACACAGACCTCTGCCAAGGGAGCCATCGAGATCAAGGAGGTCAACCAAGATGGCAACTACATCAGACTATCCAACAAGTCAGGCAAG GCTGTAAATATTGGAGGATGGCAGCTAAAACACACAGCTGGTGATGATGAAACAGTCTATAAGTTCCATCGCAATGTCACAGTCAAGCCAGGACAGGATGTGACG GTATGGAGCTCTGATACTGAAACAACACACGACCCCCCATCTGACCTTGTGATGAAAGGTCAACGCTGGTTCATCTCAGATTCTATGAGAACAGTAATTGTCAGCAAACAGGAG GAAGTGGCATCTTGTGACATGGCCAAGTCCTCCATGAGTAGCAGCAGCTCGTACCGAACAAGTTCCAGTCGCCCCTCCGGCGAGCTGCTACAGTTTGAAGGGGAGGGAGAAGAT